The genomic window CTCTTACTTTAACATCATCGGTTGAAAGTTTTTCAAGAGATTGTCTTATAGCTTGAACTGATCCTTGAACGTCAGCCTTAACTATAATTGAAAGCTCTTTAACTGAACCTTCTTGTATTTGACTATATAAATCTTCAAGAGAAACTCTATTAGATGCTTGGAAGCTTTCATCTTTAGCTTTTTGTTTTCTTGCTTCTGCCATATTTCTAGCTGTTTTTTCATCTTTAACTACAACAAATCTATCTCCCGCTGATGGAACTTCTGAAAGTCCTAAAATTTCTACTGGAATTGATGGACCAGCTGACTTTATTTTCTTTCCTTTATCATCAAACATAGCTCTGATTCTACCATAAGTAGTACCTACTAAAATTGAATCTCCAACATTTAAAGTACCATTTTGTATAAGTAGTGTAGCAACAGCCCCTCTACCTTTATCAAGTTTAGCTTCTATTACTGTACCTTTAGCTTTTCTATTAGGATCTGCTTTAAGCTCAGCCATTTCAGAAGTTAAAAGTACCATTTCTAATAGTTGATCTAAATTTTCACCAGTTTTTGCTGAAACTGGAACACATATTGTATCTCCACCCCAGTCTTCTGAAACTAAACCATATTCAGTTAATTCTTGCTTAACTTTATCTGGATTTGCTCCTGGTCTATCCATCTTATTTATAGCAACTATCATTGGAACTTCTGCTGCTTGACAATGACTTATGGCTTCTTTAGTTTGAGGCATAATTCCATCATCTGCTGCAACAACTAATATAACAACATCAGTAACTTGAGCTCCTCTTGCTCTCATAGCTGTAAATGCTTCATGCCCTGGTGTATCTAAGAATGTTAACTTTTCTCCATTTAAATTAACTGTATAAGCTCCTATATGTTGAGTTATTCCACCTGCTTCTGTATCAGTAACTTTTGCTTTTCTTATAGCATCTAATAAAGATGTCTTACCATGGTCAACATGACCCATAACTGTTACAATTGGAGGTCTCTTTACTAAATCTTCTTCTTCTATATCTTCTTCTTCAAAAGTGTCTAATTCTTCTGTTTCTTCCTTTTTAACTATTAAACATTCATATTTTTCACATACCTTTTCAGCAGTAGCAAAATCTATTTCTTGATTGATTGCTGCCATAACACCTGTAAATATTAATGTTTTTATAACGTCAGCTGAAGGTTTTCCTAGCTTTTCTGATAATTCCTTAACTGTAATGGTTTCTCCCATTTCTATAACTCCAGATCCACCTTCTCCAACAGTTCCTTCTTCAACAGATTCATCTTTTCTCTTTTTCTTTTTCTTCGCTTGATTATTAACAGCTTCTGCTAATTCATCTTCATATTCATCAACAATTGTCTTTTGACCATTTGCTGATTCGCTTCCACCTAATAATTCCTTTATTAGTTCAGCATCCTCATCTTCTATTACGCTCATATGATTTTTTACATCTACGCTAAACTCATCCATTAATATTGTTATTAAATCCTTTGAACTTACGTTAAGTTCTTTTGCCAATTCATACACTCTGATTTTTGACAATAAAATCACCCCCGGTTAAATTTTGTTTTTTCCCTCTTCATAAAGGGTATTAAGCTTTTTAGCCATATTTTCATCACTTATAGCTAATATTTTTACTTCTTCTCTTCCTATTGATATTCCTAATTCTTCTTTAGAAAAATCTTCAATGTATAATATATTATTTATATTACAATGGTTTAAAAATTTTTTTCTTGTACTTTCTGATGCATCCTTAGAAATTATAAAAAGATATATTTTTATTCTATTTCTCTGTTCGTTACATTTACTGTATCCTTCAATTAGATTTCCGGACCTTTTTGCTAATCCTAGAAAGTTAAAAAATTTATTCATTTTCTATCTCTTCCTTTAATTTTCTGTATATAGCTTCATCAATAGTAACATCTAAATTTCTACTAAGCCTTTTTGCCTTAAAAGCCTTTTCTAAACATGCTGAATTTTTGCATATGTATGCACCTCTTCCAGACTTTTTACCAGTTAAATCTACAGATACATCTCCATCTGGACTTTTTACAACTCTAATAAGTTCTTTTTTAGGTTTCATTTCCATACATCCTGTGCACATTCTAAGTGGAATCTTTTTTACTTTCATAAAATATTCCTCCCTTATTCTGCTAATGTTTCAGTTGTTTCTACTACTTCTTCAGCTGCTTCTAATTTAGCTGCTTCTGCTTGTGATTTGCTCTTTATGTCTATTTTCCAACCAGATAACTTAGCTGCAAGTCTTACATTTTGACCTTCCTTACCTATAGCTAATGAAAGTTGATTATCATCAACAACTACTTTAGCTGATTTATTTGATTCATCTACTTTAACTTCCAATACTTTAGCTGGACTTAATGAACTTGCTATAAATTCTTCTGGATCTTTACTCCATTTTATTATATCAATTTTTTCACCTTTAAGCTCATTAACTATATTTTGAACTCTAGAACCTTTAGGACCAACACAAGCTCCCATTGGATCAACATTTTCATCATTTGAGTAAACAGCAATTTTACTTCTTGAACCAGCTTCTCTTGATATACTCTTAATTTCTACTATTCCTTCAAATATTTCAGGAACTTCTAGTTCAAATAACCTTTTTACTAATCCAGGATGTGTTCTTGAAACTAATACTTGTGCGCCTTTAGAACCATTTTTAACTTCTACTACATATAGTTTTAGTTTTTCATTAAATTTATATTCTTCTCCTGGCATTTGTTCATTTGGACCAATTGCTCCTTCTATTCTACCTAAATTAACAAATACATTTCCTTTGTCTTTTCTTAGAATAGTTCCTGTTATAATGTCATATTCTTTTTCTTTATATTCTGAATATACTATAGTTCTTTCAGC from Clostridium septicum includes these protein-coding regions:
- the infB gene encoding translation initiation factor IF-2 — its product is MSKIRVYELAKELNVSSKDLITILMDEFSVDVKNHMSVIEDEDAELIKELLGGSESANGQKTIVDEYEDELAEAVNNQAKKKKKRKDESVEEGTVGEGGSGVIEMGETITVKELSEKLGKPSADVIKTLIFTGVMAAINQEIDFATAEKVCEKYECLIVKKEETEELDTFEEEDIEEEDLVKRPPIVTVMGHVDHGKTSLLDAIRKAKVTDTEAGGITQHIGAYTVNLNGEKLTFLDTPGHEAFTAMRARGAQVTDVVILVVAADDGIMPQTKEAISHCQAAEVPMIVAINKMDRPGANPDKVKQELTEYGLVSEDWGGDTICVPVSAKTGENLDQLLEMVLLTSEMAELKADPNRKAKGTVIEAKLDKGRGAVATLLIQNGTLNVGDSILVGTTYGRIRAMFDDKGKKIKSAGPSIPVEILGLSEVPSAGDRFVVVKDEKTARNMAEARKQKAKDESFQASNRVSLEDLYSQIQEGSVKELSIIVKADVQGSVQAIRQSLEKLSTDDVKVRVIHGGVGAITETDVTLATASNAILIGFNVRPDSNASVIADKEGVDIKTYRIIYDAIEDVKSAMIGMLDPEYKEVINGKAEVRLVYKISNVGTIAGSYVLDGKILRNSEVRVIREGIVIFESTLASLKRFKDDVKEVNAGYECGLSVEKFNDLKEGDIIESYTMEAIKRKEL
- the nusA gene encoding transcription termination factor NusA, encoding MNQEFIGALKEIVKDKGISEDLIFTTIEDALVAAYKKNYASPTTAAQNVKVTIDRETGEIHVYAQKVVVEDVYDGVTEISIEEAKEISPRYDLDDIVDLEVTPKNFGRVAAQLAKGVVTQRIREAERTIVYSEYKEKEYDIITGTILRKDKGNVFVNLGRIEGAIGPNEQMPGEEYKFNEKLKLYVVEVKNGSKGAQVLVSRTHPGLVKRLFELEVPEIFEGIVEIKSISREAGSRSKIAVYSNDENVDPMGACVGPKGSRVQNIVNELKGEKIDIIKWSKDPEEFIASSLSPAKVLEVKVDESNKSAKVVVDDNQLSLAIGKEGQNVRLAAKLSGWKIDIKSKSQAEAAKLEAAEEVVETTETLAE
- a CDS encoding ribosomal L7Ae/L30e/S12e/Gadd45 family protein → MNKFFNFLGLAKRSGNLIEGYSKCNEQRNRIKIYLFIISKDASESTRKKFLNHCNINNILYIEDFSKEELGISIGREEVKILAISDENMAKKLNTLYEEGKNKI
- the rnpM gene encoding RNase P modulator RnpM; translation: MKVKKIPLRMCTGCMEMKPKKELIRVVKSPDGDVSVDLTGKKSGRGAYICKNSACLEKAFKAKRLSRNLDVTIDEAIYRKLKEEIENE